The genomic stretch TCCGAGACCGGGGCCGGCGAAGTTGTTGACGAAGACGATCGTGCGCCCCTCGAGCGGCCTCATGCGCGGCACACCGCCTCGCCCGCGGCACGCGCCACGCTCTCGGCGAGGGTGAGCCGCGGCTCCCAGCCGAGCGAGCGCAGCTTCGCGTTGTCGCCCCGGCTGTCGGACACGTCGGACGCGCGCAACCGGTCGGTGTCCCGCACCACCCGCACGTCGAGACCGCTCGCCTCGACCATCATCTCCAGAAGCTCGCTCATGCTCACGGAAGTGCCGCTGCACACGTTGTAGACCTCGCCGCACGGCCCCGAAGTGGCGATCGTCACGAGCGCCGAAGCGACGTCCGTCACGTCGAGGAAGTCGCGGCGGGGCGTCAGATCACCCACCTTCACCTCCCCGGAGCCGCCGGCGGCCGCGATCGCCGCGAACTGGGCGCAGGCCGAGCCCGCGAACAGCGTCTCGGGCATGCCCGGGCCGAGCATCTGGAAGACGCGGCCGACACCGACGTTGAGGCCCGCGTGCGCGTGCTCGAGCGCGAGCGCGACCTGCTGCGCTTTGCTGCGCCCGTAGAACGAGACCGGCGCGGGCGGACGGTCCTCAGACACGGGGAGTTCGGCTTCTGGTACCGCGCCGTACTCCGCGGCCGAGCCGGGCACCACGACGCGGGCGCGATGCGAGCCGGCACCGATCGCGCCGAGCAGGTTCGCCGTCGCGGTCACGTTGGCGACGTAGAGCTGGTCGACCGTACCGCCGAGCCGCCCGGCGAGGTGGAAGACGACATCCGGCTCCTCGGCCTCGAGCGCCGCGCGCGTGGCGCTCGCGTCCTTCAGGTCGACGACGAGCGTCCGGTCGGCCGTCGAGCGGTCGCGCAGGTCGAGCCCGACGACCTCGATCGCCGGCCATGCCGCGCGCGCGGCGGCGATGACGTGGGGCCCCAGGAAGCCGGCCGCCCCGGTGACGAGCACCCTCAACGCGGCCTCCCTAGACGTTGTACCTGCCGCTCTTGTACCCCGCGCGGTTCGCCGGGTCGCGGAACCACTCGACCGTGCGCGCGAGGCCCTCGGCGAGCGGCACGCGCGCCTCCCAGCCGGCGAGCTCGCGAGCGAGCGACGCGTCCGCGAGCAGGCGCTCGACCTCGCTCGCCTCCGGCCGGACGCGCTCGTCGTCGGCGACGATGGGCGTGCCGGGTGCGATGAGGTC from Actinomycetota bacterium encodes the following:
- a CDS encoding NAD-dependent epimerase/dehydratase family protein, yielding MRVLVTGAAGFLGPHVIAAARAAWPAIEVVGLDLRDRSTADRTLVVDLKDASATRAALEAEEPDVVFHLAGRLGGTVDQLYVANVTATANLLGAIGAGSHRARVVVPGSAAEYGAVPEAELPVSEDRPPAPVSFYGRSKAQQVALALEHAHAGLNVGVGRVFQMLGPGMPETLFAGSACAQFAAIAAAGGSGEVKVGDLTPRRDFLDVTDVASALVTIATSGPCGEVYNVCSGTSVSMSELLEMMVEASGLDVRVVRDTDRLRASDVSDSRGDNAKLRSLGWEPRLTLAESVARAAGEAVCRA